The proteins below come from a single Ruegeria sp. SCSIO 43209 genomic window:
- a CDS encoding sensor histidine kinase, producing the protein MLSLRQRALLGGLATGALSVGVGTLIVFSYINTRVLEQFDQTLRDRHTQLVVGLSATTHNPEALRELIFDPAYGTPYSGRYWQVTDGNGATFTSASLFDETISEPVRVSEEAIVWNTTGPESEAVRSAYQRITFEDGTEWGVTVAESRRELISERRAAQNNLLPVFGLVGLIGVAGSLLLMSAIIGPLKKLRADVVHRWDKGDDLIPEDYPEEVSPLVEDLNKLLHRNREIVSGSRRQAADLAHALKTPTAILRNELAILSDAGADIEPADDALNRIDAQLKRSLARMRASNTAELTHSRTDLTNSVNRLSRLFSVMAEREGKSLTTDCEDGIQVRMDTQDIEEVIGNLLDNALKWCRTTIHIAAKRVEGGIEICIEDDGQGIPEDALDGVVRSGGRLDTSVSGTGLGLAICVDLMNAYGGKLKLEKSADLGGLACRVLISS; encoded by the coding sequence ATGTTATCGCTGCGCCAACGCGCTTTGCTTGGCGGCCTTGCGACAGGCGCGCTTTCTGTCGGCGTCGGAACGTTGATTGTGTTTTCGTACATCAACACCCGTGTTCTGGAACAATTCGACCAGACGCTACGCGACCGGCACACCCAACTCGTTGTCGGTTTGAGCGCAACGACGCACAACCCTGAGGCACTGCGCGAACTGATATTCGATCCAGCCTATGGAACGCCGTATTCAGGCAGATACTGGCAGGTTACCGATGGAAACGGGGCTACATTCACATCAGCCTCGCTCTTTGACGAGACAATTTCCGAACCTGTACGTGTGAGCGAAGAGGCAATCGTTTGGAACACCACAGGTCCGGAAAGCGAAGCCGTTCGTAGCGCATATCAGAGAATCACATTCGAAGACGGAACCGAGTGGGGCGTAACGGTCGCCGAAAGCAGGCGAGAGCTGATAAGCGAACGCAGAGCCGCGCAAAACAACTTGCTACCGGTTTTTGGATTGGTTGGTTTGATTGGAGTTGCCGGTTCGTTGTTGTTGATGTCAGCAATTATTGGCCCACTCAAAAAACTGCGCGCAGATGTGGTGCATCGCTGGGACAAAGGAGATGACTTGATTCCGGAAGACTACCCAGAAGAGGTTTCGCCGCTTGTTGAGGACCTAAATAAATTGCTTCACAGGAATCGTGAAATTGTGTCTGGTTCTCGGCGACAAGCTGCGGATCTGGCACATGCGCTCAAAACACCGACGGCAATTCTCAGAAATGAACTGGCGATTTTGTCGGACGCGGGTGCAGATATCGAACCTGCAGATGACGCGTTAAATCGAATTGATGCTCAGCTAAAGCGCTCACTTGCGCGTATGCGTGCGTCGAACACCGCAGAACTTACGCATTCACGAACTGACCTTACCAATTCCGTCAACAGGTTATCCAGACTGTTTTCGGTCATGGCGGAACGCGAAGGAAAATCTCTGACGACAGATTGCGAGGATGGGATTCAGGTTCGAATGGATACTCAGGACATCGAAGAGGTGATTGGAAACCTTCTCGACAACGCGCTCAAGTGGTGTCGGACAACAATTCACATCGCCGCAAAGCGTGTAGAGGGCGGCATTGAGATTTGCATTGAGGATGACGGACAAGGAATTCCGGAGGATGCACTTGACGGAGTAGTTCGATCCGGAGGTCGGTTGGATACCTCTGTCAGCGGCACAGGATTGGGTTTGGCAATCTGTGTTGATCTGATGAACGCTTACGGCGGCAAACTAAAACTGGAGAAATCAGCGGACCTTGGCGGCTTGGCCTGCCGAGTACTTATATCAAGCTAA
- a CDS encoding deoxyribodipyrimidine photo-lyase, protein MQVVWFKRDLRVDDHEALAQASRIGPVLPLYVVEPELWKQPDAAARHWDFVAETLAELRGDLADLGQLLILRMGRVTQVLSDLATSRLIEVLWSHDEKGNDWIYRRDREVSAWCRQRGIPWT, encoded by the coding sequence GTGCAGGTTGTATGGTTCAAACGCGATCTCCGGGTCGATGATCATGAAGCGCTGGCGCAGGCGTCTCGTATCGGTCCGGTTTTGCCGCTTTATGTGGTTGAGCCCGAGCTTTGGAAGCAACCCGATGCCGCGGCGCGACATTGGGACTTTGTTGCCGAAACACTTGCTGAATTGCGTGGAGATTTAGCGGACTTGGGCCAACTGCTCATCTTACGTATGGGTCGGGTGACACAGGTGCTGTCTGATTTGGCGACCAGCCGACTGATCGAAGTCCTTTGGTCACATGATGAAAAGGGAAATGATTGGATCTATCGGCGGGATCGTGAAGTTAGCGCGTGGTGCAGGCAGAGAGGTATTCCTTGGACCTAG